In a genomic window of Gossypium arboreum isolate Shixiya-1 chromosome 9, ASM2569848v2, whole genome shotgun sequence:
- the LOC108457442 gene encoding RNA-binding NOB1-like protein produces MEDSGPPAPNLNPISGWSNVLKSQPPKPHTQSQTTATSQIFVESCKSTKGIAVAVVDANAVIEGGEKLNNTADRFVTVPEVLAEIRDPVSRHRLAFIPFSIDSVEPSPDALNKVIKFARATGDLQTLSDVDLKLIALTYTLESQIHGTNHLRDAPPPVHVVNVKRLPERDLPGWGSNVPNLEEWEALEPETGDGFNSNSRILPLKDLNMNYVSSDNNSEDVLVETKSETHSENQEDIDQGFRRPRRYLPQKKEVKIEGKKMVADGIDASQGHLDDNADDWLPAVSRSTHRRYLRRKARREFYEALVEKDCQEDMEKGLEKSNSEDASGCPDRPLQQSAEEVHSGNGISEEAERAEVDKGDCDLSSILKQMRLEEDPARTLGEAKETETTAEEAMLDDSMNLAVDGDSEELDQLEMSSQTNETVDASFTDDVSSEQSWMLRSLSESTVACVTGDFAMQNVLLQMGLRLLAPGGMQIRQLHRWVLKCHACYTVTAEIGRIFCPKCGNGGTLRKVAVTVGENGIVLASHRPRITLRGTKFSLPLPQGGRDAITKNLILREDQLPQKFLYPKTKKKVNKQGDDDLFMAGDTFTHHTDKRAPLQPPVRKALAVFSGKRNPNDNHYSRSKQK; encoded by the exons ATGGAGGACTCCGGACCCCCCGCCCCAAACCTAAATCCGATATCGGGTTGGAGCAACGTTCTGAAGAGCCAACCACCAAAACCTCATACTCAAAGCCAAACTACGGCGACAAGCCAAATCTTCGTTGAAAGCTGCAAATCCACGAAGGGAATAGCGGTGGCCGTAGTGGACGCCAACGCCGTCATCGAAGGTGGAGAAAAGCTAAACAACACCGCTGACAGGTTCGTAACCGTCCCCGAAGTTCTCGCAGAAATTCGCGACCCCGTTTCTCGCCACCGCTTAGCCTTCATCCCTTTCTCCATCGATTCGGTGGAGCCCTCCCCAGATGCCCTAAATAAAG TTATCAAATTTGCGAGGGCGACTGGTGACTTGCAGACTCTTTCTGATGTTGATCTCAAACTGATTGCCTTGACTTACACGTTAGAGTCTCAAATTCATGGAACAAATCATCTTAGGGATGCGCCGCCCCCTGTTCATGTTGTTAATGTGAAGAGGCTGCCTGAAAGGGACTTGCCTGGATGGGGCTCTAATGTCCCTAATTTGGAAGAGTGGGAAGCTCTCGAACCGGAAACTGGAGATGGATTCAACTCTAACTCGAGAATCCTTCCCTTGAAAGACTTAAATATGAACTATGTCTCATCAGATAACAATTCTGAAGATGTATTGGTGGAAACAAAGAGTGAAACACATTCTGAGAATCAAGAAGATATTGACCAGGGTTTTAGGAGGCCTAGGCGCTATTTGCCCCAGAAAAAAGAGGTAAAAATCGAAGGGAAAAAGATGGTGGCTGATGGTATTGATGCATCTCAGGGACACTTGGATGATAATGCTGATGATTGGCTGCCTGCGGTAAGTCGAAGTACTCATAGGAGATATCTTAGGAGGAAAGCTAGGCGGGAATTCTACGAGGCATTAGTGGAGAAAGATTGTCAAGAAGATATGGAAAAAGGCTTAGAGAAGAGCAACAGTGAAGATGCAAGTGGTTGTCCTGATCGGCCGTTGCAACAAAGTGCCGAAGAAGTTCATTCTGGAAATGGGATTTCTGAGGAGGCTGAGCGAGCAGAAGTTGACAAGGGTGATTGTGATCTTTCTTCAATCCTAAAACAAATGAGGCTGGAAGAAGATCCAGCAAGGACTCTTGGAGAAGCTAAAGAAACAGAAACCACAGCGGAGGAAGCTATGTTAGATGACAGTATGAATCTTGCTGTTGATGGAGATAGTGAAGAATTAGACCAGTTGGAGATGTCAAGTCAGACCAATGAAACTGTTGATGCATCATTCACTGATGATGTGAGCAGTGAACAGAGCTGGATGTTGAGATCCTTATCCGAGTCCACTGTAGCTTGTGTAACGGGGGATTTTGCTATGCAAAATGTTCTTCTGCAGATGGGTTTAAGATTACTAGCACCAGGTGGAATGCAGATTCGGCAGCTGCACAG ATGGGTACTGAAATGCCATGCCTGCTATACTGTGACTGCTGAAATTGGAAGAATTTTCTGTCCGAAGTGTGGAAATGGAGGAACATTACGAAAAGTAGCTGTTACTGTTGGTGAGAATGGAATTGTTTTGGCATCCCATCGTCCAAGAATTACATTGCGTGGTACAAAG TTTTCACTGCCTTTACCTCAAGGTGGAAGAGATGCCATAACCAAAAACCTAATTTTGCGCGAAGATCAACTTCCCCAAAAGTTCCTTTACCCTAAAACTAAGAAGAAAGTAAACAAACAG GGGGATGATGATCTGTTCATGGCTGGGGACACCTTCACTCACCATACTGATAAAAGAGCACCTCTTCAGCCTCCTGTAAGGAAAGCATTAGCAGTCTTTAGCGGAAAGAGGAATCCAAACGACAATCATTACTCCCGGTCGAAGCAGAAGTAA
- the LOC108454312 gene encoding probable LRR receptor-like serine/threonine-protein kinase At1g63430: MRPYICFLIMFLASGVLCVTCSSFPTKEVWALTTFKEAIYEDPHLVLSNWNALDADPCGWSGITCNKERQHVIKINISGSSLKGFLAPEMSQVTYLQELTLRKNNLIGTIPKEFGLLKFLKVLDLGMNQLTGPIPAELGNLTSLVKINLQSNGLSGSLPAELGNLKNLSELILDRNKLQGPVPAENDSSFVAKIHGANDSRTSVTGLCGASQLKVVDLSYNFLVGSIPKCLEYLPSSSFQGNCLREKDAKQRPIRQCGPQPSRSHQAPSLKHHSFKDAAKHQKASKPAWLLALEIATGIMAGSLFLVAILTAFQRCRSKPAIIIPWKKSGSEKEQLMVYVDSELLKDVTKFGRQELEVSCEDFSNIIGSSPDSIVYKGTMRGGPEIAVISLCIKEQHWTGYLELYFQREVADLARLNHENVGKLLGYCRESSPFTRMLVFEYASNGTLYEHLHYGEGSQLSWTRRMRIILGIAQGLKYLHAELEPPFTISELSSSSVYLTEDFSPKLVDFESWKMILTRSEKNSGSIGNNGPACLLLNSLEKRHLDIQGNIHSFGILLLEIVSGKPPYCKDKGCLIDWARDYLELPEVMSYIVDPELKHFSYDDLIVICEVVSLCTHTDFSKRPSMKEISLMLESKIDTSVAIELKSSSLAWAELALSS; encoded by the exons ATGAGACCATACATTTGTTTCTTGATTATGTTTTTGGCCTCTGGGGTTCTTTGTGTGACTTGTAGTTCTTTCCCTACTAAGGAAG tttgGGCTCTTACAACATTCAAGGAAGCTATATATGAAGACCCACACCTGGTTTTGTCAAACTGGAATGCTTTAGATGCTGATCCATGTGGGTGGTCTGGGATTACTTGTAATAAAGAGAGACAACATGTTATCAAGAT AAACATATCTGGTTCATCTTTGAAGGGATTTCTTGCTCCAGAAATGAGCCAAGTTACCTACTTGCAAGAACT AACTTTACGCAAAAACAATCTGATAGGAACAATTCCAAAAGAATTTGGCTTGTTGAAATTCCTTAAAGTCTTGGATTTGGGGATGAATCAACTGACCGGCCCAATACCTGCAGAGCTCGGGAATTTAACCAGCCTTGTGAAAAT AAATCTTCAGTCAAATGGTTTGAGTGGGAGCTTGCCTGCTGAGCTTGGCAATTTAAAGAACCTTTCAGAACTTATTCTTGATAGAAATAAACTTCAAGGACCTGTTCCTGCTGAAAACGATTCTTCATTTGTAGCTAAGATACATGGAGC GAATGATTCACGTACAAGCGTAACTGGACTTTGTGGTGCATCTCAGCTCAAAGTGGTAGATTTGTCGTACAATTTTTTGGTTGGAAGCATACCAAAGTGTTTGGAGTATCTTCCAAG CTCAAGCTTTCAAGGGAACTGTCTTCGGGAAAAGGATGCAAAACAGCGTCCCATCCGACAATGTG GTCCTCAGCCATCGAGAAGTCACCAAGCACCGAGCCTTAAGCATCATTCTTTTAAAGACGCTGCAAAGCATCAGAAAGCTTCGAAACCTGCGTGGCTTTTGGCTCTTGAAATTGCTACAGGAATTATGGCTGGGTCTCTCTTTCTTGTCGCGATTCTTACTGCTTTCCAAAGATGCAGAAGCAAGCCTGCAATTATAATCCCTTGGAAGAAATCAGGGAGTGAAAAGGAACAATTGATGGTGTACGTAG ATTCAGAGTTGTTGAAAGACGTTACAAAATTTGGCAGACAAGAGCTTGAAGTATCTTGTGAAGACTTCAGCAACATTATTGGTTCCTCACCAGACAGTATTGTCTACAAAGGGACCATGAGGGGTGGTCCTGAAATCGCTGTGATATCCCTCTGTATTAAAGAGCAGCACTGGACAGGCTATCTTGAGCTCTATTTCCAGAGAGAG GTTGCAGATTTGGCAAGACTGAATCATGAAAATGTAGGGAAGTTACTTGGTTATTGTAGAGAGAGCTCACCATTTACAAGGATGCTTGTTTTTGAATATGCATCAAACGGAACGCTTTATGAGCATTTGCATT ATGGTGAAGGATCCCAGTTATCATGGACACGGAGAATGAGAATTATTCTTGGCATTGCTCAAGGACTCAAGTATCTTCATGCTGAACTCGAGCCACCATTCACTATATCAGAGTTAAGCTCGAGTTCTGTGTATCTTACTGAGGATTTTTCTCCTAAG TTGGTTGATTTTGAAAGTTGGAAGATGATTCTTACTAGATCTGAAAAGAACTCTGGATCTATCGGCAACAATGGCCCTGCCTGTCTACTCCTGAATTCTTTGGAAAAACGCCATCTCGATATCCAAGGAAATATTCATTCTTTTGGCATACTTCTACTTGAAATAGTTAGTGGAAAGCCTCCATACTGCAAGGACAAAGGCTGCTTGATTGATTGG GCCAGGGATTATCTTGAACTACCAGAGGTCATGTCTTATATTGTGGATCCAGAGCTGAAACACTTCAGTTATGATGACCTCATAGTCATCTGTGAAGTAGTAAGCCTTTGCACTCATACGGACTTTTCGAAACGGCCATCAATGAAGGAAATAAGCCTAATGTTGGAGAGCAAAATCGACACATCTGTAGCAATTGAGCTCAAGTCATCTTCTTTAGCGTGGGCTGAACTTGCTCTTTCCTCATGA